In the Clarias gariepinus isolate MV-2021 ecotype Netherlands chromosome 10, CGAR_prim_01v2, whole genome shotgun sequence genome, cacacgggactccaataagcctaatctggtTGTCTTTAGACTGAGGGTGGAATgcgaagtacctggaggaaacccaccaagcacggggggggggaacatgcaaactccatgcacacagacactcgaggcgggaatcgaacccttgaccatTTCTCTAATCTGTTAATTAGGTCTTAGATCATGTCAAGTCCCCGTGAACAAGCTGTTTAAAGTATAACACATTACACCAATCACATtacatgtaatttatttataatcctGTCATTCAAGTTACATTttgttatacacacacacacacacacacctcctaaccaatcagattcaaggaTTGAACCATGCCAGCCATGAATCTTTCCTCCTCTGCGAAGAGCTCACCATGGCGTGTGCCGGTGCTGATGGTTATGATTAGTGTGTTATTGCTGCGTTTAATCTTCGCTCACTGTCATCATCACTGTCACTGTACATTTCCTCCTATCAGTATGACCAGCTGCTCCCATCAGCACACTCGTTGCTAATGGTGTTATTAATCACGGGGACCAGGCGTACAGTAGGAGCGTAACGATGGCTTCCGAGGCTCGGTGTGGCTCCGGCTCGGCTCTTAAACACAGGTGACCTCGGGAATCCTTTCAGCCCGTCCCGCTCCAGAGAGCAGCGTTATCACGCAGCCTCGTTAGCCCTGTATAATGAGGCGGATTAATATGCGTTCGAGATCGTACAGTGCTTCTAATCACGCGGTTAGTGCTTTCTAGCAGCCAGGTTTTCTCTGTTCTCGGCCACAGCGATGGCGCTCATTTGGCCTAAAGCTCATTTTAGTAATTAACAAACAACATTAACATCTTTCACAATGTTCTAAGCAGCAGCAACAACGGAGAAAGAATAGAATCATGATTACCAGtcttacacaaaaacacacacacacacacacacacacacacgtaatcaGGCTCATGTCACACGCTGGCTTTTCTAGGTCGGTTAATTGGTGTAATTATGTCGACTCTCTGACTCGCCCAACAGAATGAAGACGCCCGATTCATCTGTTCTCTctaatgaagtgtgtgtgtgtgtgtgtgtgtgtgttggtaatACTTAGTATTATTGACAAAGTAAATGAATGAGAATTGAGgataaaaggattttttttgttgttgttgaattaATCTATTTCCAGATAAAAGCTGCTTtttggaagagaaaaaaagtaaaatagctaataaataaaaactaaacaaaacaattaatatatatattgtgaaaactatgtacaaaaatatatgtataaggaaaaaaggaaaatcatgaaaatgtaaagaaaatataaatataaaaaatgagaaaacagaataaaaaaaagaaaagaccagatacaaataaaataaaataataataataataataataataataataataataataataataaagatggcCCCTCccacaacccacacacacacacactacttgtGTTTCTGTGATGTTTTATCAGGGAACATCTGCGTTAAAGCCGTCCAGCTGTtagcccgtgtgtgtgtgtgtgtgtgtgtatttctaaacagctgtgtttgtctgtatttgtgtgtgtgtgtgtgttcgatgACATGCCAGTGACAACAGTGCTCTGCAACTGAGTGTGGGGAATTAAACATGgacaatctgtgtgtgtgtgtgtgtgtgtgtgtgtgtgtgtgtgcgtgtgtgtgtgtgtgtgtgtgtgtgtaaattatacttttgttttttaaagtattttggcATGATTGAACTGCTGCTGaaatagtatgtgtgtgtgtgtgtgtgtgtgtgtgtgtgtgtgtgtgtatgtgcatgtgagAAATAGAGGGTGAGTGTTtagttttctccttttttccctgTATTTGTTCATGTCAAGGCtgcataatgaaaaacaaaaatgttcaaGCAACGTTTgacttttcactttttcttttcgtTGTTCATCGATTTTCGCCTCGACCCTGTTAGACGGAGTTTCAGCTCGCTGATTGCGgattaaaacatgaaaaatacagACATTCAGACATGAAGAAAGTCAAACATTCTTAAGCTGACTAGATTTTGGCTGGAAAATCTTTTATAGGTATATTGGAAGGGAAAGCGGAAAGcattggcacacacacacacacacacacacacacatcttttaaccttgacttaaaaaaaaaaaaacatttgtttttaaaactaacaatataaATAACTGGAATGTCTTATTAAATATTGCTCTTGTGTTAAAAAATCGAATGTCCAATATACGATCAGTAACGCTAACAGTTAGCAAAAATAAAGCAACTTCATGACTTCATgatcagacttttttttgttttgggggggggttcgattcccgcctcggctctgtgtgcatggagtttacatgttgtCTCCGTGCctaatgggtttcctccacagtccaaaaacatgcagattagactaattggtgttcccaattgGCTGTATgtgcaccccatccagggtgtaccccaccttgttctgggataggctccaggccccctgtgaccctgtacggGTGAAAAACAAATATTCGCTTGAGATCTCAAGTTTCACTCTCGATAACTCTCAAGATCATGGCGTCTCATGGCGTTAACGATCACGTGAGCACAGATTTACGTGTTTAAAAGTAGATTTCATATAACCGGAACATAgagttaataattaaatttaggtGTTTTAATCAGGGCCCTAATCCCCAGTGGAGGGAAATActttcaactttgtggcaacagtttaaatttaacatttgctTGCTTAAAGCTCtgtgggaaaaaacaaaacacaaaaaaaaaaaaccacgtTGTTATTACACTCTCATGCCTCTAGGGGGCTCTGATTTAACACGTTTCAGATATCAAATCAACACATCAAAAGAAATCTCAtatctctgtttttttctttcttctattCTTATAAAAGagatatttcatatttttaattttacattgttAATCTTTATATTTCTGTGTGTCCACTTTAGGTTTCATGACTTTGAGTGTAAATTTTTTCATGGTAGGAAATTACATTTTTAGTCACTTCCTAGAAATGACCAGCAGGGGGCGATAAGAGCGAAGGTGAAGATATGCTGTAAAAgggatatatacatataaaggagatatatatatatatatatatatatatatatatatatatatatatatatttacacacacacacacacacacacacacacacacacaaacagacgcAAGCAAGTTAGAGGCCATGCATGATGAGGACAGGTccgatttctttttcttttttatttatgtcataAACCGAGCTTGACACAATACATCAAGAATACACCGTTATAAATACGAAACCCTAACATGCTCCCCTCCCCATAACACAATAATCTCAATatacttatattatatatgtaacaacataaaaatgtgttgggtggttttttttgtttgtttgtttctcataAATAGGACTATTTACATCAGCATGTCAGCCTTGATTATTTTCTCAACATGcgttcaaaatataaaaataaaaatctgattgCTTAGGTTTATGtacatggtgttttttttttttataaatataaagactacaaattgtatttttaaaatacaaagatAAATACACTCACATTGTGTACACTGTgtcccaaaaaacaaaaagaaacatggAAATCCATACATCATTTGGATAATTAGCATTCACAAAACACGTGACGGTCAGAAATGCAACTTTAAGGACAATTGCGGGTctcggattttttttttttcacttgtttcttttaaataccACTTTTCGCACATTGTGTGTTCATGTCCAGCGGTATCGGGTTCTAGCTTTGCCGCACGTCCTGCAGGAGTTTGTTGATCTCCGCGACAAGCTCGCTAGCGTCCATGATCTCGCTGCGGCTCTCGCAACGTTTGCCGTGCAGCACCGACTCAAGCTCGTCCTCTTCGTGGTTTTCTGGAATCTCCTCCATAGCCGGCAGCCATTTCGAACAAGAAGCTGACATCGATAGAGGTGTGGTAAGGGGCGGAGCCGCCAGGGAGGTAGTCATGTGACTGGCAGGCGCGTGGCCGTGACCTGGGTTCTGGAAATGAGTGTTGGCGGCCCAGGCTGCCACGCCGTGCTGATAGGCTGAAGCGGCGTTCGCTTTACCTGGCAGGTGTCCCTTCCTCCTTTCAAGCGACCCCGCCCCTACTGGCGCTCTCTCCGTCTCATTGGGCTCGGTGTAGGCGTCAAGTGATGAAGGGAGGAGCCTCTGGAAAACGCTGTTCATCTCAGAAAGCAGAGATGTGGTCCCGCAAACGTCCTCGTCTTTCTCGCCGTCGCCCTCTTGGCCTTCCTCTTCCTCGCTCTCTTTACCAAATGTAGAGAAGCTCTTCTTCCTCAGGGTGGACTCTCCTGACTGGGAGGTTTCAGGGGCAGGAGCCTGCTGAGGATCTTCCCCAGGAATGTAAAGATTGCTCCGGTAATCGGCTGAGGCTTGCGCGGACAGCGGGGGCATCCAGCACTGATCGGAGTGACCCAGGACGCGGCACTCTTCCGTACACAGCTTCATCGCTAAGCGCACCACGGgaagaaaacaaataacaaacaatTCACATTAGCTTGCTTTGTTAATTATTTCCTCAAACTGACTAAGGGTCCTTCCGTGAAAAGGACGGCACGTTTGAACACGGCTGCCTTTGTGCGAGACTCGTCTTTTCCTCTCAAGCCTTTAGAGAAATGAAATGATTCAGATAATAGCTAATGCGCCGTGTTTTTTTGCACCGCCTCTGAACTCCATTTAATTCTCTGAGTGCACTCACTAGCACAATATGCGTAAAACCTGGAACACCAAATTAATTCAGCCTCTTAACCATTCAAATAAGTCTGTTTACAGCCGAACAATGGAATAAAAGCTCTCCCGCTCGGGCTGCCTCGCTTTCTGTCtgcctcttttctctctcttgctcactTTCCTCACCATCCCTTCTAAAGAATATATAATTCAAATCAAATATGGCAAATTATAACCTTCATTAAACATGCACGCTGTTGCTTCGTCACATCCCAGGGACTTCATTACGGGCCCATTAGCTTTGAAAGGGCCATTTATAATACATCTTAGagctaataaaaacaaaatctggTGCATTTGCCAAACCTCAGCAAGGCATTGATTTGGGTCTCGCTCACATAAAAAGGAAAGATGCAAAGATTAAACTAGGTAGATTTACAGGGAAAAATTAGCTTTTTCAAGAACTAATTAAAGTTCATGCGTAACTGTGTTTCAAGATCCAGGCAAGTATTATGCCATTAAAACACAATTATCAGTGAAACAtctaaagaaaaagaagtatgCAGTGTGCAATTCAAAGAGATGGACTGAAAAGCACACTATAATCTGGAGATCATGAGTTTGAATCCCAATGATCTCATGAACCTGGTAATGATCTGACTAAGAGAGATGGTATAAATCTCTCATGTCACGTGTATAAAACAAGGTAGTTTGCATTTCCTCTGACTAGGTTCAGCTAGATAGTGAAGCCATCCTGACGAGTCTTGTGCCCAAATGGGAAGAAATTGGGTTAAACTTCCACAAACATCCATAAAGGCCATGCTAGCTGGATTATGCTGCATCTTATAGTAAATAACTAACATGGACAGTAGCTATAGTGGCTTCAGGCTAAAGATTGGAATGGATGGAATGTTTAAAAGATCATCAATTTATGGTTTACCTGGATGTAGTCGGTGCTGTCCATCAGGAGTGAAGACCTCTCCAAATGCCTCTCCCAGCAACGGAGACTCTCTTCCCATCTCACAATCACTGTCTCCGGCCTCACTGTCCCCTCGACCACTGTCCTTCAGACTAAACTTGTCCATCTCGTTCAGCGCATacctaaataaaatgaaaaaaaaaaaaagattttttaattttgtaagaAGTTCATTCAAGTTATCCATGGACTCATGCACATCACCACTACAAAAGCTCATGTACTGCAATGCAAGGCTATGAACTTTTACTGAACTTTTTTGTTAGCCTCCATGACGAAGCAGCAAACAATAAATCAATCTGTATGGAGCAGGTGACtttatatgaagaaaaaaaaaaaaacatgctttttccCTCTTTTAACAAAATGGAGGCAGCAATATAGGGTTTAGGGTTGAGCACATTTCACTTCCCTTAGGTTCCTTGAGCTCTGAGCTGTCTAACGCCCAGTCTCGAACCTGGGGGAAACTATAAGCACGAAGGGCTGAAAGGCGATTGGTTACCTGTAGCTCCGAGTGTATTTGTTGCCACGGAAACTCGGTCTGGGTTGGTACTGGCCCTGATGAAGTATGGACAGAAGCTGTGAGACTTGCTATCGCCggacaggaaaaaaagaacaaaaaggggGAGgggcaaacaaaaaacatggaaaaCGAAAAAATGAGTAATGGTGGACCAGACAGCAATGCAACACACAGCGGGGAGGTTTGGGGGGGAGGGAGGTATGGACGAGGGATCATGCCTTATGGATGGGTTaatggatgaaaaaaaatgaaaatactctatgcacatacaaataaaagtgtaCAATGGTATATTCATAGCAACAAACAGAATTATAAGGATTCAATACACATATAACAAGTTAAGGGCAACATAGAAAGatagttaatttaaaaaattttaaatacattttttagaaTGTAGGTTAGAGATACATTAGTATATGTGTGATGGgttatttaaattgttatttattaaacacacacacacacacagacagacacacagagactctTACCTCCACAGGTGGTGTGGCATGAGCAAGCTCCAAGGCGAAGTTTTCTGGCACATGATTAGAGGAGATGGTCACAAGGCTGTTGAGTGATTGCCGGCTGTGATGGCTGTGCCTGCTGTCAGGGGCCGGGGACCCTGAAGGTGAGCGTGGATGTGCCCTCACAGGCAGCGTCCCATTCACAGTGGGCACCAGTGTGATATCACCCTTGTGTATCTGCCTGGACGGTTTCTTGGGGTGGTTCTGGTAAGTGGACTCTGCTACACGGCAGTTGTAGGAATGACGAGGGTCCTTCTGGTCTCGAGAGCAGCGCGTCGCAAACAAGACCATGACAAGCAGCAGGACACCGCAGATAGCGCCCAgggagatgatgatgatcatggaAAGGTCGAGTGTGGCCTGGCTGCTGGAATCAGGCATGATAAAGTGACTCTCAGGGTGGTCTCGTAACAGGATATGAAGAATGGCACGAGTAGAGAGTCGCGTAGATGCCCCACGGTCCTGAACCAAAACAGCCAGGTCAAAACTTTCTCGTCCCACAAAATCCACACTTCCATTGGTCCTGAGCTCACACCTTCGTGGTTCCATTAAGAACAGCCCCTCTTCATTTCCACCCATAATGGAGCACGTCACTTCTCCGTTGGCTCCTGCATCTCGATCGGTAGTCTTGATGACCGTCACCAAGTGCCCAAGTTCGGCATGTCTCCAAAGTGGCACATCGGCTGTGTGGTTGCTGAGTGCTGGTGCCACAATTACTGGCGCGTTGTCATTCTCGTCAAGAACAGTCAAAATGACGGTAGCATTGGCACTAAGTGAAGCCCCGCCTCCTCCATCCTGCGCTTGAACAGTGAAGGCCAAACGGCCCACCTCCTCACGATCAAAGCTCCTCAGAGCGTATACAGCACCATTGGATGGGTCGATGGTCACATAGGTGGACATGGAGGCCCCCTGAACCGTGCTTTCCAGGATGGAGTAGGTTACTTGACCATTGGTGCCCAAATCTGGATCAGTGGCTGACACTGAAGTGAGATATGCGCCAGGTGAGTTGTTCTCAGACTTAAAGATCTCATAGCGGCTCTTCTCAAAGCGAGGCGGGTTGTCGTTCTCATCCTGCACTTGTACAGTGAAATGTTTGATGGTAGACAGGCTAGGAGAACCCCTGTCTTCAGCAATCACCGTCAGGCTGTACTCAGAACGCTTCTCACGATCTAGCGAAACATTGGTCAGGATCATATAATTGTTCTCATAGGTTTTCTGGAGCCGGAAGTGTCCATGGCCGTGGAGTTTGCACGTCACTTCTCCATTCAGACCAGAGTCACTGTCATCCACGCGAACCAATGCGATGAAGGTGTCCACCGGTGCCGCCTCTGAGATGTAGGCCACCTCCTCCTTCCCCTGCGTCATCAGGTTGATATTAATTTTGGGCTTATTGTCATTTACATCCACCACTTTAACAATGATCTTGCAGTGGCCTGGAATTGAGTTAGGCCCCAGGTCCTGTGCCTGGACATCCAGCTCATAGGACGTAGAGGTCTCATAGTCTACCTTCTTGATTAAAGTGATCTGTCCAGTTTCAGAATCAATCCTGAATGTCTCAAGAATCTTAAAGGACACGTGGCTGCTGAAGGAGTAGATGATCTTGCCATTGGTTCCTTCATCCGGGTCTGTGGCGTTCAAATCCACCAGGAGCGTTCCAGGTGGAGAGTTTTCAGGAAGGCTGACAGAGTAGGCCTGCTGTTCAAACACCGGGCTGTTATCGTTGGAGTCCAGAACGTTGATTTTGAGAACCGTTGACCCAGATCGTGGCGGTGAGCCCGCATCTGCTGCACTGAGGAGAAGTTGGAAATTAGATTGGCTCTCCCTGTCCAGCTCTCGCACAACAACCAGGTCGGCATAGCGGGCACCATCGGTACGGGTCCGGACGTCGATGCGGAAGAAGCCGTTCCGTTCTAGGGAGTAGGCATGGAGGGCGTTGTCACCCACATCCGGGTCAGAAGCAGCGTCCAGTGGGAGACGCGTCCCCACCGCGGCGCTCTCAGAAATCTCCACGGGCACAACCGAACGGGCAAACCTGGGCGTGTGGTCATTCACGTCAAGCACCTCGACCTGGACACGGAACAGCTGGAGGTGTTCAGTGGGCAGGATGACGACATCAAACTCGAGCGTGCAGTTCGGGTGGCTGCCGCACAGCGCCTCCCGGTCAATCCGCGAGCCCACACTGATCTCCCCGTCCTCCTCGCGCACGGCGATGAGCGGCGCGCTGCCGCCGGCGTGCATGGCGCGGAAGCGCGGCGACACCGAGCTCGGGAGACGCGCCAGAGCCCCCGCGGCGTCCTCGCGCACCCTGCCGATCACCGTGCCCACGCGCTGCTCCTCCAGAACTTTGTACTTCAGAGACTTGCCGGGTGGATCGCGCGTCACCGCGGCCGCCGGCGTCACCAAGAACCCGAGATGCAGGAGAGCGAGGAGGGCGCGCGCGGCGGCTCCGGTGCGAGGCTTCATCTGTGCCATGTGTCCAGGGAGAGGGAaaaccagtaataataacaataataataataatgcgtaATTCCAAACCGGATCTGTGGTGTTACTTCCTCTCAACACCGGAGCATGTTAAATCCTCGCGCACCCGTTCTGCATCGGTCAGATACcgaatagaataaataaataaaataaataaatacataaataaatacaagtcCAAGGGTTTCAGTCTTCCCTCGGCGCTTTAAGTATTCCTCGGAGAAGACATCAGGAGCCGGAGGTGCCGCGCTTCAGCCCCGACTCCAACCGAATCCTACACACTACTACACCCGGACACTTTCTTTCCAGAGTGAGAAACtgtgccttgtgtgtgtgtgtgcgcgcgcgcgcctctctctgtgtgtgtgtgtgtgtgtgtgtgggtctgtgGGAGGCGCCTTggactggagagagagagagaggagaggagagtgtgcgcgcgtgtctgtgtgtgtgtgtgtgcgcgcgcgcgctcttACGCGCCGTCTGCGACTCTGGCGCTCAGGCTGCAGCTCTGAAAAGCGCATACAAaagagcgcgcgcgcgcactaACCCCCACCCCTtggactcacacacactttctctcaaaccccgaaaaaaaaaaaaaaatctcagcaactcaataccccccccccaacatggggaaagaagaaagaaagaaagacaaaatggAGAAGTGTGCTGCAACAGTAAGGCTGGGTTGCAACAGGGCCATGATTaagaagaagagagagcagGCTCCCCAAAAAAAGTTTCTCTTTAGACAAAACACATGCAAGGacattctttctgtttttctttctttttttctttcttttaaacttttactctctttttctctcttttacaaTACaccttgtatatatatatatatatatatatgtgtgtgtgtgtgtgtgggttttcaTGGCCTGTTTACAACGGACTTTATGAGCTTGGTGACAATGAGGCCTCGACTTAAGTCGGGCTGCTGCATTAAACACACAGCGTTCATTTTTACAGTGTGTTTTATAGATTGTTATAAATGTTGGAGAATGATGAGCTAACTGAAgactattcacacacacacacacacacacacacacactcgagcaCATGCACTATGACCGTGGAGAATTAGTGATGAAAAGGATTCTCCTGAAACCCCCCCACCAAACCCCCCAGCACTGAGTGAATGAATGCTCTTCCTCGCAAGGGTCAAGCTGCTGAGCATCTGCCTGATCTGATTGCTCCGAATTTTGCGCTGGTGATCATCTCGTGGtaacattttatactcaacTGCAAAATCCGGGGaatgtttaaatacagtacatgcagagAAAAATTGAGGTGTTAAATGAACCAAGATTATCAACTTTCCCGAAAGAAGatcctgatttcttttttttttttcaaaaagagaaaaaaaaactaattaaatgcCAAAAATAATGAACGTCATTGCATAAAAGTCTGGTCAGGAACAAATGCGTGTGTTAAAATGACTACTCAGCCAATTAAACCTACctcacatcatttttttttcgtcAAGGCTGAGCTGTCAAAGTGTATTAAAGGCAGAATTTTGGCTCTGGAGAGCCTTTAGAATCTGATGCGTCCTGGTTTTAAAGTCTGAGGTGGTAAAGAAACCCAAGTAGTTCACTagttttactattatttaacatCAGCGTTTGGTGAATGCTGTTGGAAACTTTACAGGGTCTAGGGACATATGATTTTGGGGGTTTATTTGTAGGGGGGGCAGGGAGGGGGgtatttgggggggggggggtcttggGGTATACCATCTGGAGCAATGCGGGGCAATGCAGCTTGGACCAAAAACCATCTGTATTTCAGTCAGCATCCAGACATGTGATAGACCGGAATATGTGATGCTTTTTACATAAGCTGAACCTTTATATAAATTGCTTTTAtgtgcaattaaataaaatgcatataaagGAGGTAGTTCGGTACAATGCCGTATGGTTCAATGGAGCTCGGTAAGGCCGAGGTTaagcaatgaataaataaattaactaattaaaagttaaatgtgAATTGATTTAGAAAGGCACTTGTCCTTCAGTGGTTAGTGAAAAGCTAATCTTAAGCAGCTAActagattttttatttcatttatttattttaattcatttttaaaagaacTATTGATGGACAAGTATCTGTTATTAGTTAATATTAAACACCTTGCACCCTTCCCTTATCCCCATAGCTGAAATAGAGCCAGTTTCCCTCTTGGCTCACTATTTTAACTGACTTTTCAGGTACAATGTTTATCTAATCTCTACAGGAAGCCTAATTCCTGTTCCTGTTTCCACGTTCTGCCGATATGTTTTCTAGGCAATTTGCATTTCCCTTTCAATCTGACCGCTCTCTTTAAGACTTCTCATTACATACCGCCCAGCAAGGAAATAATAAGTTGGTCCaaagtcaaataaaatcaaGATAATTGTGCTGAATTAGAAGCTTTTTCACACCAATTGGGAGTAAACCAGACAGCACGGGTGCAACTATGGTGAAGTATTGTTGTTAATTGTTATCATTGTTCTAATTGGATGGTTTTAATGTAGCGCAGCAGGaagtaaacaatacaaactgCACCACAATTCAGGGCACCACATGTACCATCACCGGCAACATCAGCAGATGTTTAATTGCACACGATGGTGTGGAGAGCAGCTAGCGTAGCAAAGGAGACTTCACAAATCAGTGCATTAGCACACAACTGTTCCTGTTTCCTCTCTCTGGATATCGTCTTTCACGATCGGCTAGCCTGGTCTGAGCCGAAATTCAGGACAGAGATAAGACACGTGCTTGGTAAGTTATCTCGGGGCACAACAGGAGGGCcgaggttaaataaataaaagaatgtatATAATAACACATTGAACGACACATAAAAAGGTAAAGCCAATATTAATGATACAGTAGCTTTCATAATTAAAGTTATGACATTTAATTTAGTAGAAAAGTTcttgacagaaagaaaaataatatgtagacttatttatttatttatttttatataaaaaaaacaccagaaaAGTGCTAATAAATGCCTGAACCAAACTATACagcaataaaaaagtaatataaacaTGCATAATAGGGGGGAAATGAATATAATTACAAACTCATATTGTATTTCTTacttgaataattaaaaaaaaaaagtataaacaaatacttaaaaaaaaaacctctaaaaTACTTtgacagatgaaaaaaaatacatcatgaATAGTTCTGGATAAAGTTACATTGTACAAACAATTAagtattaaatagtaaaaaattaattactagTTAGGGAAAAACAATCATGAATTtctgaacaaaaaaacaggaattcCTTAAAATGggacattctttaaaaaatacagtaaaacaataaaaaagtagcATAATATAGACTTTATTTATGACTCTTATTAAGTACATAACATTAAGTACTAAATCTGATGAAGGCTGTTTAAATGTGCACATTAATAAGATTAATATTACTCGATGTTTTTTAAGTATTAATTACAGATTTGCTTTGTTAAATCGAGGTTTAGGTGTagattcaaaaaataaaatgcccttaaagcagcttcacaaggcAATAAAAATAGACCAGGTACAGTATGAATACAGCAGAAGGTATagcaaataatatgttttttttttttttttaagggctgAACAGCAATAAAACCGTAaaacaaataatgaaaataaatgcctGAACAAGAAGAccataaaaataagtaaatgaataaaaaaaaaagaaaaaaactttccagTAAACGCATTTttcttgctaattacataaggGTAAGTGCATATGTCTGATGCAGGTAGTTAAGCAGTACAGGTCTGCTCATAAATAAGATTTATATTGTGCTA is a window encoding:
- the pcdh18b gene encoding protocadherin-18b isoform X2 → MAQMKPRTGAAARALLALLHLGFLVTPAAAVTRDPPGKSLKYKVLEEQRVGTVIGRVREDAAGALARLPSSVSPRFRAMHAGGSAPLIAVREEDGEISVGSRIDREALCGSHPNCTLEFDVVILPTEHLQLFRVQVEVLDVNDHTPRFARSVVPVEISESAAVGTRLPLDAASDPDVGDNALHAYSLERNGFFRIDVRTRTDGARYADLVVVRELDRESQSNFQLLLSAADAGSPPRSGSTVLKINVLDSNDNSPVFEQQAYSVSLPENSPPGTLLVDLNATDPDEGTNGKIIYSFSSHVSFKILETFRIDSETGQITLIKKVDYETSTSYELDVQAQDLGPNSIPGHCKIIVKVVDVNDNKPKININLMTQGKEEVAYISEAAPVDTFIALVRVDDSDSGLNGEVTCKLHGHGHFRLQKTYENNYMILTNVSLDREKRSEYSLTVIAEDRGSPSLSTIKHFTVQVQDENDNPPRFEKSRYEIFKSENNSPGAYLTSVSATDPDLGTNGQVTYSILESTVQGASMSTYVTIDPSNGAVYALRSFDREEVGRLAFTVQAQDGGGGASLSANATVILTVLDENDNAPVIVAPALSNHTADVPLWRHAELGHLVTVIKTTDRDAGANGEVTCSIMGGNEEGLFLMEPRRCELRTNGSVDFVGRESFDLAVLVQDRGASTRLSTRAILHILLRDHPESHFIMPDSSSQATLDLSMIIIISLGAICGVLLLVMVLFATRCSRDQKDPRHSYNCRVAESTYQNHPKKPSRQIHKGDITLVPTVNGTLPVRAHPRSPSGSPAPDSRHSHHSRQSLNSLVTISSNHVPENFALELAHATPPVEGQYQPRPSFRGNKYTRSYRYALNEMDKFSLKDSGRGDSEAGDSDCEMGRESPLLGEAFGEVFTPDGQHRLHPAMKLCTEECRVLGHSDQCWMPPLSAQASADYRSNLYIPGEDPQQAPAPETSQSGESTLRKKSFSTFGKESEEEEGQEGDGEKDEDVCGTTSLLSEMNSVFQRLLPSSLDAYTEPNETERAPVGAGSLERRKGHLPGKANAASAYQHGVAAWAANTHFQNPGHGHAPASHMTTSLAAPPLTTPLSMSASCSKWLPAMEEIPENHEEDELESVLHGKRCESRSEIMDASELVAEINKLLQDVRQS
- the pcdh18b gene encoding protocadherin-18b isoform X1; translated protein: MAQMKPRTGAAARALLALLHLGFLVTPAAAVTRDPPGKSLKYKVLEEQRVGTVIGRVREDAAGALARLPSSVSPRFRAMHAGGSAPLIAVREEDGEISVGSRIDREALCGSHPNCTLEFDVVILPTEHLQLFRVQVEVLDVNDHTPRFARSVVPVEISESAAVGTRLPLDAASDPDVGDNALHAYSLERNGFFRIDVRTRTDGARYADLVVVRELDRESQSNFQLLLSAADAGSPPRSGSTVLKINVLDSNDNSPVFEQQAYSVSLPENSPPGTLLVDLNATDPDEGTNGKIIYSFSSHVSFKILETFRIDSETGQITLIKKVDYETSTSYELDVQAQDLGPNSIPGHCKIIVKVVDVNDNKPKININLMTQGKEEVAYISEAAPVDTFIALVRVDDSDSGLNGEVTCKLHGHGHFRLQKTYENNYMILTNVSLDREKRSEYSLTVIAEDRGSPSLSTIKHFTVQVQDENDNPPRFEKSRYEIFKSENNSPGAYLTSVSATDPDLGTNGQVTYSILESTVQGASMSTYVTIDPSNGAVYALRSFDREEVGRLAFTVQAQDGGGGASLSANATVILTVLDENDNAPVIVAPALSNHTADVPLWRHAELGHLVTVIKTTDRDAGANGEVTCSIMGGNEEGLFLMEPRRCELRTNGSVDFVGRESFDLAVLVQDRGASTRLSTRAILHILLRDHPESHFIMPDSSSQATLDLSMIIIISLGAICGVLLLVMVLFATRCSRDQKDPRHSYNCRVAESTYQNHPKKPSRQIHKGDITLVPTVNGTLPVRAHPRSPSGSPAPDSRHSHHSRQSLNSLVTISSNHVPENFALELAHATPPVEQVSQLLSILHQGQYQPRPSFRGNKYTRSYRYALNEMDKFSLKDSGRGDSEAGDSDCEMGRESPLLGEAFGEVFTPDGQHRLHPAMKLCTEECRVLGHSDQCWMPPLSAQASADYRSNLYIPGEDPQQAPAPETSQSGESTLRKKSFSTFGKESEEEEGQEGDGEKDEDVCGTTSLLSEMNSVFQRLLPSSLDAYTEPNETERAPVGAGSLERRKGHLPGKANAASAYQHGVAAWAANTHFQNPGHGHAPASHMTTSLAAPPLTTPLSMSASCSKWLPAMEEIPENHEEDELESVLHGKRCESRSEIMDASELVAEINKLLQDVRQS